A single region of the Myripristis murdjan chromosome 3, fMyrMur1.1, whole genome shotgun sequence genome encodes:
- the rhpn2 gene encoding rhophilin-2 isoform X1 has protein sequence MTDTILPNGIKDSGGDNYFKKGCNPFAQTGRSKLQNKRASLNQQIIKQMRMRAGAENLLKATSNNKVREMVVLELSYVNSNLQLLMEQLEGLNSSVEVYQSSQETATIPLIPLGLKETKEVDFSVAFKDFILEHYSEDGKNFDDEIADLMDLRQACRTPSRSEAGIELLAKYFNHLPLLESRFFSPTRQTGIFFTWYDSFTGVPVCQQNLSLEKASILFNMAALYTQIGSRSDRQTIAGLEEAISSFQKAAGLLNHLKETFTHTPSYDMSPAMLNMLIRMMLAQAQECLFEKTVLPGIRNNFYSLLKMAQEATKVSETYDQVHQSMIQAPIKDNVPLFWSTMSQIITNHYRSLAHYFVATALLDHQLNPSDDEDQQEKTLSQVYDRLPEGRSPLDILKRRDERRRIGKAHLRRAILAHEEALRICGLCRDLRRLEVLQEILQASHQRSVNKFADNDNEDEFTDYMEAPDIISKTEHKAEMEVPTLSKVKVIDFFQRLGPLSIFSAKQRWTAPRTIQLRPDDGDLGFTLKGEQPVQVVSLDPLCPAAADGLKEGDYIVAVGNTDCKWLGVSEVMRLLKDVDEDGISIKVVSMMDSNPSMPTKSATFCGNLPKTYSMICLAFDDDDKNPKSRKVTKKPSFLSWGLKNRLKSASTLSLPTADASSTLPWSKPCPTFPSSSSYNNDSALY, from the exons GGCGACGTCAAACAACAAAGTCAGAGAGATGGTTGTGTTGGAGCTGAGTTATGTGAACTCCAACCTGCAGCTACtgatggagcagctggaggggCTCAACAGCTCAGTGGAGGTCTACCAGAGCTCCCA GGAGACGGCAACCATCCCGCTCATTCCACTGGGTCTGAAGGAGACGAAAGAGGTGGACTTCTCTGTTGCGTTCAAG GACTTTATCTTGGAGCACTACAGTGAGGACGGGAAGAACTTTGATGATGAGATTGCAGATCTGATGGACCTGCGACAG GCCTGCCGGACTCCGAGCCGCAGTGAAGCAGGAATAGAGCTGCTGGCAAAATACTTCAACCATCTTCCTCTACTGGAGAGCCGATTTTTCTCCCCAACCCGGCAGACTGGAATCTTCTTTACCTG GTATGATTCCTTCACGGGTGTGCCGGTCTGCCAGCAGAACCTGTCACTGGAGAAAGCCAGCATCCTCTTCAACATGGCCGCCCTCTACACTCAGATTGGTTCCCGCAGTGACCGGCAAACCATTGCCGGGCTGGAGGAGGCCATCTCTTCCTTCCAGAAAGCTGCAG GTCTCCTGAACCACCTGAAGGagacattcactcacacacccagCTACGACATGAGCCCAGCCATGCTCAATATGCTGATCCGCATGATGCTGGCCCAGGCTCAGGAGTGTCTGTTTGAGAAGACTGTCCTGCCCGGCATCCGAAACAACTTCTACTCCCTGCTGAAGATGGCTCAGGAGGCCACCAAG GTCTCAGAAACCTACGACCAAGTCCACCAGTCCATGATCCAGGCGCCAATTAAAGACAATGTCCCGTTGTTCTGGTCCACCATGTCACAGATCATAACCAACCACTACCGCTCCCTGGCTCACTACTTTGTAGCCACGGCGCTACTGGACCACCAGT TGAATCCCAGTGATGATGAGGACCAGCAGGAGAAGACCTTGTCTCAGGTGTATGATCGCCTTCCTGAGGGACGCTCTCCTCTGGACATCCTGAAGAGGAGAGATGAACGCCGGCGTATCG GCAAAGCTCACCTTCGTCGTGCCATCCTGGCTCACGAGGAGGCACTGAGGATCTGCGGTTTGTGCCGCGACCTGAGGAGGCTGGAGGTTCTGCAGGAGATCCTGCAGGCGAGCCACCAGCGCTCGGTCAACAAGTTTGCCGACAACGATAACGAGGACGAATTCACCGACTACATGGAGGCCCCAGACATCATCT CTAAAACAGAGCACAAAGCAGAGATGGAAGTTCCTACGTTGTCAAAGGTGAAAGTCATCGACTTTTTCCAGAGGCTG GGTCCTCTGTCCATTTTCTCAGCCAAGCAGCGGTGGACGGCACCGCGGACGATACAGCTTCGCCCAGACGACGGAGACCTGGGCTTCACCCTGAAGGGAGAGCAGCCCGTCCAGGTGGTTTCCCTGGACCCACTCTGCCCCGCCGCC GCTGATGGGCTGAAAGAGGGCGACTACATCGTTGCCGTGGGTAACACCGATTGCAAGTGGCTGGGCGTGAGCGAGGTGATGCGGCTGCTGAAGGATGTGGACGAGGATGGGATTAGCATCAAGGTGGTCAGCATGATGGACAGCAACCCGAGCATg CCCACCAAGAGTGCCACCTTTTGTGGGAACCTCCCTAAGACCTACTCCATGATCTGCCTGGCCTTCGACGACGACGACAAGAACCCCAAGTCCCGCAAAGTCACCAAGAAGCCGTCGTTCCTGAGCTGGGGGCTGAAGAACAGGCTGAAGAGCGCGAGCACGCTCAGCCTCCCCACCGCCGACGCATCGAGCACGCTGCCCTGGAGCAAGCCCTGCCCCACCTTCCCCAGCTCCAGCTCCTACAACAATGACAGCGCCCTCTACTGA
- the rhpn2 gene encoding rhophilin-2 isoform X2: MTDTILPNGIKDSGGDNYFKKGCNPFAQTGRSKLQNKRASLNQQIIKQMRMRAGAENLLKATSNNKVREMVVLELSYVNSNLQLLMEQLEGLNSSVEVYQSSQETATIPLIPLGLKETKEVDFSVAFKDFILEHYSEDGKNFDDEIADLMDLRQACRTPSRSEAGIELLAKYFNHLPLLESRFFSPTRQTGIFFTWYDSFTGVPVCQQNLSLEKASILFNMAALYTQIGSRSDRQTIAGLEEAISSFQKAAGLLNHLKETFTHTPSYDMSPAMLNMLIRMMLAQAQECLFEKTVLPGIRNNFYSLLKMAQEATKVSETYDQVHQSMIQAPIKDNVPLFWSTMSQIITNHYRSLAHYFVATALLDHQLNPSDDEDQQEKTLSQVYDRLPEGRSPLDILKRRDERRRIGKAHLRRAILAHEEALRICGLCRDLRRLEVLQEILQASHQRSVNKFADNDNEDEFTDYMEAPDIISKTEHKAEMEVPTLSKVKVIDFFQRLGPLSIFSAKQRWTAPRTIQLRPDDGDLGFTLKGEQPVQVVSLDPLCPAAADGLKEGDYIVAVGNTDCKWLGVSEVMRLLKDVDEDGISIKVVSMMDSNPSMPTKSATFCGNLPKTYSMICLAFDDDDKNPKSRKVTKKPSFLSWGLKNRLKSASTLSLPTADASSTLPWSKPCPTFPSSSSYNNDSALY; this comes from the exons GGCGACGTCAAACAACAAAGTCAGAGAGATGGTTGTGTTGGAGCTGAGTTATGTGAACTCCAACCTGCAGCTACtgatggagcagctggaggggCTCAACAGCTCAGTGGAGGTCTACCAGAGCTCCCA GGAGACGGCAACCATCCCGCTCATTCCACTGGGTCTGAAGGAGACGAAAGAGGTGGACTTCTCTGTTGCGTTCAAG GACTTTATCTTGGAGCACTACAGTGAGGACGGGAAGAACTTTGATGATGAGATTGCAGATCTGATGGACCTGCGACAG GCCTGCCGGACTCCGAGCCGCAGTGAAGCAGGAATAGAGCTGCTGGCAAAATACTTCAACCATCTTCCTCTACTGGAGAGCCGATTTTTCTCCCCAACCCGGCAGACTGGAATCTTCTTTACCTG GTATGATTCCTTCACGGGTGTGCCGGTCTGCCAGCAGAACCTGTCACTGGAGAAAGCCAGCATCCTCTTCAACATGGCCGCCCTCTACACTCAGATTGGTTCCCGCAGTGACCGGCAAACCATTGCCGGGCTGGAGGAGGCCATCTCTTCCTTCCAGAAAGCTGCAG GTCTCCTGAACCACCTGAAGGagacattcactcacacacccagCTACGACATGAGCCCAGCCATGCTCAATATGCTGATCCGCATGATGCTGGCCCAGGCTCAGGAGTGTCTGTTTGAGAAGACTGTCCTGCCCGGCATCCGAAACAACTTCTACTCCCTGCTGAAGATGGCTCAGGAGGCCACCAAG GTCTCAGAAACCTACGACCAAGTCCACCAGTCCATGATCCAGGCGCCAATTAAAGACAATGTCCCGTTGTTCTGGTCCACCATGTCACAGATCATAACCAACCACTACCGCTCCCTGGCTCACTACTTTGTAGCCACGGCGCTACTGGACCACCAGT TGAATCCCAGTGATGATGAGGACCAGCAGGAGAAGACCTTGTCTCAGGTGTATGATCGCCTTCCTGAGGGACGCTCTCCTCTGGACATCCTGAAGAGGAGAGATGAACGCCGGCGTATCGGTAAG GCTCACCTTCGTCGTGCCATCCTGGCTCACGAGGAGGCACTGAGGATCTGCGGTTTGTGCCGCGACCTGAGGAGGCTGGAGGTTCTGCAGGAGATCCTGCAGGCGAGCCACCAGCGCTCGGTCAACAAGTTTGCCGACAACGATAACGAGGACGAATTCACCGACTACATGGAGGCCCCAGACATCATCT CTAAAACAGAGCACAAAGCAGAGATGGAAGTTCCTACGTTGTCAAAGGTGAAAGTCATCGACTTTTTCCAGAGGCTG GGTCCTCTGTCCATTTTCTCAGCCAAGCAGCGGTGGACGGCACCGCGGACGATACAGCTTCGCCCAGACGACGGAGACCTGGGCTTCACCCTGAAGGGAGAGCAGCCCGTCCAGGTGGTTTCCCTGGACCCACTCTGCCCCGCCGCC GCTGATGGGCTGAAAGAGGGCGACTACATCGTTGCCGTGGGTAACACCGATTGCAAGTGGCTGGGCGTGAGCGAGGTGATGCGGCTGCTGAAGGATGTGGACGAGGATGGGATTAGCATCAAGGTGGTCAGCATGATGGACAGCAACCCGAGCATg CCCACCAAGAGTGCCACCTTTTGTGGGAACCTCCCTAAGACCTACTCCATGATCTGCCTGGCCTTCGACGACGACGACAAGAACCCCAAGTCCCGCAAAGTCACCAAGAAGCCGTCGTTCCTGAGCTGGGGGCTGAAGAACAGGCTGAAGAGCGCGAGCACGCTCAGCCTCCCCACCGCCGACGCATCGAGCACGCTGCCCTGGAGCAAGCCCTGCCCCACCTTCCCCAGCTCCAGCTCCTACAACAATGACAGCGCCCTCTACTGA
- the rhpn2 gene encoding rhophilin-2 isoform X3, with protein sequence MTDTILPNGIKDSGGDNYFKKGCNPFAQTGRSKLQNKRASLNQQIIKQMRMRAGAENLLKATSNNKVREMVVLELSYVNSNLQLLMEQLEGLNSSVEVYQSSQETATIPLIPLGLKETKEVDFSVAFKDFILEHYSEDGKNFDDEIADLMDLRQACRTPSRSEAGIELLAKYFNHLPLLESRFFSPTRQTGIFFTWYDSFTGVPVCQQNLSLEKASILFNMAALYTQIGSRSDRQTIAGLEEAISSFQKAAGLLNHLKETFTHTPSYDMSPAMLNMLIRMMLAQAQECLFEKTVLPGIRNNFYSLLKMAQEATKVSETYDQVHQSMIQAPIKDNVPLFWSTMSQIITNHYRSLAHYFVATALLDHQLNPSDDEDQQEKTLSQVYDRLPEGRSPLDILKRRDERRRIGKAHLRRAILAHEEALRICGLCRDLRRLEVLQEILQASHQRSVNKFADNDNEDEFTDYMEAPDIISKTEHKAEMEVPTLSKGPLSIFSAKQRWTAPRTIQLRPDDGDLGFTLKGEQPVQVVSLDPLCPAAADGLKEGDYIVAVGNTDCKWLGVSEVMRLLKDVDEDGISIKVVSMMDSNPSMPTKSATFCGNLPKTYSMICLAFDDDDKNPKSRKVTKKPSFLSWGLKNRLKSASTLSLPTADASSTLPWSKPCPTFPSSSSYNNDSALY encoded by the exons GGCGACGTCAAACAACAAAGTCAGAGAGATGGTTGTGTTGGAGCTGAGTTATGTGAACTCCAACCTGCAGCTACtgatggagcagctggaggggCTCAACAGCTCAGTGGAGGTCTACCAGAGCTCCCA GGAGACGGCAACCATCCCGCTCATTCCACTGGGTCTGAAGGAGACGAAAGAGGTGGACTTCTCTGTTGCGTTCAAG GACTTTATCTTGGAGCACTACAGTGAGGACGGGAAGAACTTTGATGATGAGATTGCAGATCTGATGGACCTGCGACAG GCCTGCCGGACTCCGAGCCGCAGTGAAGCAGGAATAGAGCTGCTGGCAAAATACTTCAACCATCTTCCTCTACTGGAGAGCCGATTTTTCTCCCCAACCCGGCAGACTGGAATCTTCTTTACCTG GTATGATTCCTTCACGGGTGTGCCGGTCTGCCAGCAGAACCTGTCACTGGAGAAAGCCAGCATCCTCTTCAACATGGCCGCCCTCTACACTCAGATTGGTTCCCGCAGTGACCGGCAAACCATTGCCGGGCTGGAGGAGGCCATCTCTTCCTTCCAGAAAGCTGCAG GTCTCCTGAACCACCTGAAGGagacattcactcacacacccagCTACGACATGAGCCCAGCCATGCTCAATATGCTGATCCGCATGATGCTGGCCCAGGCTCAGGAGTGTCTGTTTGAGAAGACTGTCCTGCCCGGCATCCGAAACAACTTCTACTCCCTGCTGAAGATGGCTCAGGAGGCCACCAAG GTCTCAGAAACCTACGACCAAGTCCACCAGTCCATGATCCAGGCGCCAATTAAAGACAATGTCCCGTTGTTCTGGTCCACCATGTCACAGATCATAACCAACCACTACCGCTCCCTGGCTCACTACTTTGTAGCCACGGCGCTACTGGACCACCAGT TGAATCCCAGTGATGATGAGGACCAGCAGGAGAAGACCTTGTCTCAGGTGTATGATCGCCTTCCTGAGGGACGCTCTCCTCTGGACATCCTGAAGAGGAGAGATGAACGCCGGCGTATCG GCAAAGCTCACCTTCGTCGTGCCATCCTGGCTCACGAGGAGGCACTGAGGATCTGCGGTTTGTGCCGCGACCTGAGGAGGCTGGAGGTTCTGCAGGAGATCCTGCAGGCGAGCCACCAGCGCTCGGTCAACAAGTTTGCCGACAACGATAACGAGGACGAATTCACCGACTACATGGAGGCCCCAGACATCATCT CTAAAACAGAGCACAAAGCAGAGATGGAAGTTCCTACGTTGTCAAAG GGTCCTCTGTCCATTTTCTCAGCCAAGCAGCGGTGGACGGCACCGCGGACGATACAGCTTCGCCCAGACGACGGAGACCTGGGCTTCACCCTGAAGGGAGAGCAGCCCGTCCAGGTGGTTTCCCTGGACCCACTCTGCCCCGCCGCC GCTGATGGGCTGAAAGAGGGCGACTACATCGTTGCCGTGGGTAACACCGATTGCAAGTGGCTGGGCGTGAGCGAGGTGATGCGGCTGCTGAAGGATGTGGACGAGGATGGGATTAGCATCAAGGTGGTCAGCATGATGGACAGCAACCCGAGCATg CCCACCAAGAGTGCCACCTTTTGTGGGAACCTCCCTAAGACCTACTCCATGATCTGCCTGGCCTTCGACGACGACGACAAGAACCCCAAGTCCCGCAAAGTCACCAAGAAGCCGTCGTTCCTGAGCTGGGGGCTGAAGAACAGGCTGAAGAGCGCGAGCACGCTCAGCCTCCCCACCGCCGACGCATCGAGCACGCTGCCCTGGAGCAAGCCCTGCCCCACCTTCCCCAGCTCCAGCTCCTACAACAATGACAGCGCCCTCTACTGA